Proteins co-encoded in one Theileria equi strain WA chromosome 3, complete sequence genomic window:
- a CDS encoding hypothetical protein (encoded by transcript BEWA_003380A): MEFGKAKEFFSQKLNFFNSEGLKSAQDKIAHAAANVTSHQKDAQVPQPPSPDESVEPAEAPPDATSPDQEEKRESSDSRPENMDVMVYDELLWANKYTYDEFVKSLNVKYQERGDTPEEKTYWSYRRRWRVRLYNLKIVNKMSDSLTCFAEFDFGGTRSECSVQMGSKTCILNKGESKQYIRTPVVENVTKEMSRDFNCTNTFEYHGSYLDLEHEKLRIKLWKCRKYTINCLESVYEEYLIKYVKGDIFVEIPMYKFEDKEKKLRCKISFDLFFQELYDFELSFINWKVNGIKSSVNLFNRKPVLQEAASNQSTEGDETSKDAGNAKSDGTDKKSARIENVLPVNNSTRGTMHRPTRMNRIRYFIFRLKLRKKWKAENIDACKVSSDNSEALQMKKESDMTEYERLLVKRSLLIKDDPYMRPEPEVPKKYLPSPRLRIRIKSSNGHRVGGLELVSHVIKNESNAHWSNIGELVFRGTLMDLQKSELEISVLDAKAPNAVNCVGYTLVSLGSITDYPFLISKLNSPNWLKLKANIEGWNDNLDKWSFGSIHGKVEIHRKPQYRQTVSKSASVTMGNSPTLIVHIKAVDQLITDVDLTSINSFAEVSFAGQTYSTQVYNDLFSPFWNEEITFALAPPLYAGIDCEFFLRCGLIRISVWGYSSDLTSGIIYFGSTCLHPCEIFYTPKGELRQKSQTTHKGYNSKYETRVFSGKRKLHLLQDDDRTSNITFSAWIFPDHNVQSVKTFNLPQEIMQQTQINMCGVNTETYKELESYWNKIVALRPGETGKVIHRAITEYNEGIYLPCLVAPMHPPPNIDNENAIFHMIRCIPFVSKQFARVYTPGFLMKIKRGHALDHAILFCSYLRGMLPPVEAYVCLGSTTEKKAHAWVMTLYRNTKTVKLWETTNGERYLLRDVFINDESISLNPEDKYNGKIPYMTLDAIFNEQNLWLNVQESLDPQYIFYNVERLNLFCPFMPKKNTTAPCYPPKINYAIMNKYELEKLNIKLKNQLERSMNLHRTAQNLQTKWNNTPELQAFLEKGLRLVHTCNTCSDDNVLLVKRGLQEWKNILRKRVPQSYQLLGTALHFNTVDPESILDPLRHTLNCIDSREMYVTFAISTLTKSLPGDLYSVYLYVLYTCKVHERVRRTLAMKQERLSIRKKNRQSVKISNEVQENEKEEDEDDEEDGGDIWINGGMTAEDDDESDTGADITHTDLVDKISRNLSIQNRQFTRKKTTMAGLSLRKTTLENDEGTPSFHREHSSESFSEVSHQGSSIDPIISRNYSSKFSNFENLPSIDIEDLHSGKFSTSASKSRISSSSILKTLLTSENFPSLSTLGSQAFTSKFTSRLFSGSNAPQSGDFGAEGKSNASSKTGSSSQSSSARSRMFLESKSRFLESRNDFPSSSDSTLSSNRIQVEGDPPADAGSKDEEDIQTKDTCKTEYTVSSSWSSSGSSDVVKSAREDEQDDSEGSGSEKDEKPIVPPLNKKLQNFLRKKTEAKNKVELPCTETLGSELSMSECGNSVGRLDTVMDLSSSCTLPDEATARLVSIDATETSVSIPSSSDFSESKSSRLSKEPPPQDTVGAETSRFWKGSDKASSTSLDTPESFYTDVNVRRLKMEKDFRPQTKQISFADTRSMSATSMESRAETASLGSKKFSISSSRESGISGKLSSSISSIYSSKESPTEKVSIKSGLDTNRTSTEWSQESKSINSSIKTSSVHVTSDWDSSSIQSASSGSESGTLGLGSASSLVHSDTLSMQSSRTSSHLVSSRSSSKLSKTPEVTETSSWSSVKLSSEAPSRETQNVRGGKEEHQLLKRPSKLLAEMLVKKVSMQQREETSDVEVQDTARERDYKKVGVFGLFV; encoded by the exons ATGGAGTTTGGAAAGGCGAAGGAGTTTTTTTCGCAGAAACTCAACTTCTTCAACTCGGAAGGCCTCAAGTCGGCCCAGGACAAAATCGCACATGCGGCTGCAAATGTGACCAGTCACCAAAAGGATGCCCAGGTGCCTCAGCCTCCAAGTCCTGACGAGAGTGTGGAACCGGCGGAGGCTCCTCCGGATGCCACGTCTCCTGACCAGGAAGAGAAGAGAGAATCCTCAGACAGCCGCCCGGAGAATATGGACGTGATGGTCTATGACGAGCTTTTGTGGGCTAACAAGTACACCTATGATGAGTTTGTAAAGTCGCTAAACGTCAAGTATCAAGAACGAGGAGATACGCCGGAGGAGAAGACCTACTGGTCATACAGAAGAAGGTGGAGAGTTCGGCTCTACAACCTCAAGATCGTGAATAAAATGTCAGATTCGCTAACTTGTTTTGCGGAGTTTGATTTTGGTGGGACCAGGTCCGAGTGTAGCGTACAAATGGGCTCAAAGACGTGCATTCTAAATAAAGGCGAATCGAAGCAATACATTAGGACTCCAGTCGTTGAGAATGTTACCAAGGAAATGTCCAGAGATTTCAACTGCACAAACACGTTTGAATATCATGGAAGCTATCTGGACCTTGAGCACGAAAAGCTACGCATAAAACTCTGGAAGTGCCGAAAGTATACGATAAACTGTCTAGAGTCAGTCTATGAGGAGTACCTTATAAAGTATGTCAAGGGAGATATTTTTGTGGAGATTCCCATGTACAAATTTGAGGATAAAGAAAAGAAGCTGAGGTGCAAAATCTCGTTTGATCTCTTTTTCCAGGAGCTTTACGATTTCGAACTCTCGTTTATAAACTGGAAGGTCAATGGAATAAAGTCTTCCGTGAACCTCTTTAACCGAAAACCAGTTTTGCAAGAAGCCGCTTCAAACCAAAGTACTGAAGGTGATGAAACGAGCAAAGACGCTGGAAATGCAAAGAGTGATGGAACCGATAAAAAAAGCGCAAGGATAGAGAATGTACTTCCAGTGAATAATTCAACCAGAGGAACAATGCATCGCCCAACGAGAATGAATAGAATCCGTTACTTTATATTCAGACTAAAGCTCAGGAAAAAGTGGAAAGCCGAAAATATTGATGCATGTAAAGTTTCAAGTGATAACTCTGAGGCACTCCAAATGAAGAAGGAATCAGATATGACTGAATATGAGCGACTCTTGGTAAAGAGAAGTCTACTCATAAAGGACGATCCATACATGAGACCTGAACCAGAAGTACCGAAAAAGTATTTACCATCACCAAGGCTACGCATTAGaataaaatcatcaaaTGGGCACAGGGTTGGTGGTCTTGAGCTGGTTTCGCATGTAATCAAGAATGAGAGTAACGCTCATTGGAGCAATATAGGTGAACTCGTTTTTAGAGGAACACTTATGGATTTACAAAAGTCTGAGTTGGAAATTTCTGTTCTCGATGCTAAAGCTCCAAATGCTGTAAATTGTGTTGGCTACACTCTCGTCTCTCTTGGTTCCATTACGGACTATCCATTTTTGATTTCAAAACTAAATAGCCCCAATTGGCTCAAACTCAAGGCAAATATTGAGGGATGGAATGACAATTTGGATAAATGGAGCTTTGGATCCATACATGGTAAGGTGGAAATACACAGGAAACCACAGTATAGACAAACAGTCAGCAAGTCTGCATCTGTAACAATGGGAAATTCGCCGACGCTAATTGTCCACATCAAGGCCGTGGATCAGCTAATTACCGACGTGGACTTGACCAGCATAAACTCGTTTGCCGAAGTATCCTTTGCAG GCCAAACTTATTCTACTCAAGTCTACAATGACCTATTTTCTCCCTTTTGGAACGAGGAAATTACATTTGCGCTAGCTCCACCACTTTATGCTGGTATCGACTGTGAATTCTTCCTAAGGTGTGGACTCATTCGAATTAGTGTTTGGGGTTATAGCTCAGATTTGACTTCTGGTATTATATACTTTGGAAGCACATGTTTACATCCATGTGAAATTTtttatactccaaaggGAGAATTGCGTCAAAAGAGTCAAACTACCCATAAAGGCTACAATTCAAAGTATGAAACTAGAGTATTTAGCGGGAAAAGGAAGCTACACCTCTTACAGGATGATGATAGGACGTCTAATATAACATTTTCAGCATGGATTTTTCCAGATCATAATGTTCAATCAGTAAAGACTTTTAACCTCCCACAAGAAATTATGCAACAAACTCAAATAAACATGTGCGGAGTCAATACTGAAACGTACAAGGAGCTAGAATCCTACTGGAACAAGATAGTTGCACTTAGACCTGGAGAAACTGGAAAGGTAATTCATCGTGCAATTACGGAATATAATGAAGGAATATATTTGCCATGTCTTGTGGCTCCTATGCATCCACCCCCAAACATTGATAACGAGAATGCAATATTTCATATGATTAGGTGCATACCATTCGTGTCAAAACAATTCGCTAGAGTCTATACACCAGgatttttgatgaaaattAAGCGTGGGCATGCTCTTGATCATGCAATACTCTTTTGTTCCTACCTCAGGGGAATGCTACCCCCTGTGGAAGCATACGTTTGTTTGGGAAGTACAACGGAGAAGAAGGCACATGCATGGGTTATGACACTTTATCGCAATACCAAAACAGTAAAACTATGGGAGACAACAAACGGGGAACGCTATCTTCTCAGAGATGTTTTTATTAATGATGAGAGCATTTCCTTAAACCCCGAAGATAAATACAATGGCAAAATACCTTACATGACGCTTGATGCAATTTTTAATGAGCAAAATCTCTGGCTAAATGTTCAAGAGTCACTCGATCCGCAGTATATTTTCTACAATGTGGAGCGTCTAAATTTATTTTGTCCCTTTATGCCAAAGAAAAATACAACAGCTCCTTGTTACCCTCCAAAGATTAACTATGCCATAATGAACAAGTATGAGCTTGAAAAACTTAATATCAAGTTAAAAAACCAACTTGAGCGTTCTATGAACTTGCACAGGACAGCACAAAATTTGCAGACTAAATGGAACAATACTCCAGAGCTTCAGGCGTTTTTGGAGAAGGGGCTTAGACTTGTGCATACATGCAACACATGTTCTGACGATAATGTGcttttggtgaaaaggGGACTGCAAGAGTGGAAAAACATATTGAGGAAACGAGTTCCCCAAAGTTATCAATTACTTGGAACAGCTTTGCATTTTAATACTGTGGATCCAGAATCCATTTTGGATCCTTTGCGCCATACTTTGAACTGCATTGATTCACGTGAAATGTATGTAACGTTTGCTATAAGCACGTTAACAAAGAGCCTTCCTGGAGATTTGTACAGTGTATATCTCTATGTATTGTACACCTGCAAGGTACATGAAAGGGTGAGAAGAACGCTTGCTATGAAACAAGAACGGCTAAGCATACGGAAGAAAAATAGACAGAGCGTTAAAATTAGCAATGAAGTacaagaaaatgaaaaggaggagGATGAAGACGACGAAGAGGATGGAGGAGATATATGGATAAATGGTGGAATGACTGCagaagatgatgacgaATCAGACACTGGTGCTGATATTACACATACTGATCTTGTAGATAAAATCAGCAGAAACCTATCTATACAAAATAGGCAATTTACCAGGAAGAAAACTACCATGGCGGGGCTATCTCTCCGGAAAACTACATTGGAAAACGATGAAGGAACACCAAGTTTTCATCGTGAACATTCCAGTGAATCATTTTCAGAAGTTTCGCATCAAGGATCTTCAATAGATCCCATAATCTCTAGAAATTATTCGAGCAAAttttcaaactttgaaaaTCTTCCCTCCATCGACATTGAAGACTTACATTCCGGAAAGTTTTCAACGAGTGCTAGTAAATCTAGAATATCTTCAAGCAGCATTCTAAAGACGCTTTTGACCTCGGAGAATTTCCCATCCCTTTCCACACTTGGATCTCAGGCATTTACAAGCAAATTTACCAGCCGTTTGTTTTCTGGCAGTAATGCGCCGCAATCAGGTGATTTCGGTGCTGAGGGAAAATCGAATGCCTCATCTAAAACTGGGTCAAGTAGCCAATCTTCTAGTGCAAGGTCTAGAATGTTTTTGGAATCAAAGagtagatttttagagTCTAGAAATgattttccatcttcatccGATAGTACACTATCATCCAATCGCATTCAAGTGGAAGGTGATCCCCCTGCGGATGCAGGATCAAAAGACGAGGAGGATATTCAGACAAAAGACACGTGCAAGACGGAATATACCGTGAGCAGTAGCTGGAGTAGCAGTGGTAGTAGCGATGTTGTCAAGAGTGCTAGAGAGGATGAACAAGATGATAGTGAAGGGAGCGGAAGCGAGAAGGATGAGAAACCCATTGTTCCTCCTCTCAATAAAAAGTTGCAAAATTTCCTGAGGAAAAAAACCGAGGCAAAGAACAAGGTGGAATTGCCATGCACGGAAACTTTGGGATCTGAACTCTCAATGTCTGAATGCGGTAATTCTGTTGGTAGATTGGATACCGTTATGGACCTATCATCGTCTTGTACACTGCCAGATGAAGCAACAGCAAGATTAGTCTCCATCGATGCTACAGAAACATCCGTTTCCATACCATCATCCTCTGATTTTTCGGAATCCAAATCTAGCCGTTTATCCAAGGAACCACCACCACAAGACACTGTAGGTGCGGAAACAAGTAGGTTTTGGAAGGGAAGTGACAAGGCTTCGAGCACTTCCTTGGACACTCCCGAAAGCTTTTATACTGATGTTAATGTACGAAGgttgaaaatggaaaaggattTTAGGCCACAAACTAAGCAAATTTCCTTTGCCGACACAAGGTCAATGAGTGCAACATCCATGGAATCTAGGGCTGAAACAGCCTCTCTTGGCTCTAAAAAGTTTTCGATTTCGAGCTCAAGGGAGTCTGGAATTTCCGGAAAACTATCCAGCTCCATATCATCCATTTATAGCTCCAAGGAATCCCCGACTGAGAAGGTGTCCATAAAAAGCGGCCTTGATACAAATCGTACGAGCACAGAATGGAGCCAAGAATCTAAAAGTATAAACTCCTCCATAAAAACCTCTTCTGTCCATGTGACTTCAGACTGGGACTCATCGAGCATACAGAGTGCTTCTAGCGGCAGTGAAAGCGGGACACTTGGTCTCGGCTCAGCATCTAGCCTTGTTCATTCTGATACATTGAGCATGCAGAGTTCAAGGACGAGCTCGCATCTTGTTTCATCTCGTTCTTCAAGCAAGCTCTCAAAAACACCAGAGGTTACCGAGACTTCCAGCTGGTCAAGTGTAAAGCTCTCCAGTGAAGCGCCGTCTAGAGAGACGCAAAATGTTAGAGGGGGAAAAGAAGAACACCAGCTGCTAAAGAGACCCAGCAAACTGTTGGCGGAGATGCTTGTGAAAAAGGTGTCCATGCAACAAAGGGAAGAAACTAGCGATGTAGAAGTACAAGACACTGCAAGAGAACGGGATTATAAAAAGGTTGGGGTATTTGGATTGTTTGTTTAG